One segment of Vulpes lagopus strain Blue_001 chromosome 8, ASM1834538v1, whole genome shotgun sequence DNA contains the following:
- the PCDH1 gene encoding protocadherin-1 isoform X3, with product MDSGAGGPRCPEAALLILGTARMGPLKPSPGPSGQRLLLALLLLLAASPGHATRVVYKVPEEQPPNTLIGSLAADYGFPDVGHLYKLEVGAPYLRVDGKTGDIFTTETSIDREGLRECQNQLPGEPCILEFEVSITDLVQNGSPRLLEGQIEVQDINDNTPNFASPVITLPIPENTNIGSLFPIPVASDRDAGPNGVASYELQAGPEAQELFGLQVAEDQEGKQPQLIVMGNLDRERWDSYDLTIKVQDGGSPPRASSALLRVTVLDTNDNAPKFERPSYEAELSENSPIGHSVIQVKANDSDQGANAEIDYTFHQAPEVVRRLLRLDRNTGLITVQGPVDREDLSTLRFSVLAKDRGTNPKSARAQVVVTVKDMNDNAPTIEIRGIGLVTHQDGMANISEDVAEETAVALVQVSDRDEGENAAVTCVVANDVPFQLRQASETGSDSKKKYFLQTTTPLDYEKVKDYTIEIVAVDSGNPPLSSTNSLKVQVVDVNDNAPVFTQSITEVAFPENNKPGEVVAEVTASDADSGSNAELVYSLEPEPAAKGLFTISPDTGEIRVKTSLDREQRDSYELKVVAADRGSPSLQGTATVLVNVLDCNDNDPKFMLSGYNFSVMENMPALSPVGMVTVIDGDKGENARVQLTVEQDNGDFVIQNGTGTILSSLSFDREHQSTYTFQLKAVDGGVPPRSAYVGVTINVLDENDNAPFITAPSNTSHQLLTPQTRLGETVSQVTAEDIDSGVNAELTYSIAGGNPYGLFQIGSHSGAITLEKEIERRHHGLHRLVVKVSDRGKPPRYGTALVHLYVNETLANRTLLETLLGHSLDTPLDIDIAGDPEYERSKQRGNILFGVVAGVVAVALLIALAVLVRYCRQREAKSGYQAGKKETKDLYAPKPSSKASKGNKSKGKKSKSPKPVKPVEDEDEAGLQKSLKFNLMSDAPGDSPRIHLPLNYPPGSPDLGRHYRSNSPLPSIQLQPQSPSASKKHQVVQDLPPANTFVGTGDTTSTGSEQYSDYSYRTNPPKYPSKQLPHRRVTFSATSQAQELQDPSQHSYYDSGLEESETPSSKSSSGPRLGPLALPEDHYERTTPDGSIGEMEHPENEPAGRSRP from the exons CCCTCCTGATTCTAGGTACTGCCAGGATGGGGCCCCTgaagcccagcccaggccccagcgGGCAACGGTTGCTGCTGGCACTGCTGCTTCTGCTGGCTGCATCCCCAGGTCATGCCACTCGGGTGGTGTACAAAGTACCGGAGGAACAGCCACCCAACACCCTCATTGGGAGCCTCGCAGCTGACTATGGCTTTCCAGATGTGGGCCACTTGTACAAACTAGAGGTAGGCGCCCCATACCTGCGAGTGGATGGCAAGACGGGAGACATCTTCACCACTGAGACCTCTATCGACCGCGAGGGGCTGCGTGAATGCCAGAACCAGCTCCCCGGTGAGCCTTGCATCCTGGAGTTTGAGGTGTCTATTACGGACCTCGTGCAGAATGGCAGTCCCCGGCTGTTAGAGGGCCAGATAGAGGTACAGGACATCAATGACAACACACCCAACTTTGCCTCACCAGTCATCACGCTACCCATCCCGGAGAACACCAACATTGGCTCACTCTTCCCCATCCCGGTGGCCTCTGACCGTGATGCTGGCCCCAACGGTGTGGCATCATATGAGCTGCAGGCCGGGCCCGAGGCCCAGGAGCTATTTGGGCTTCAGGTGGCAGAGGACCAGGAGGGGAAGCAGCCACAGCTCATCGTGATGGGCAACCTGGACCGGGAGCGCTGGGATTCCTATGACCTCACCATCAAGGTGCAGGATGGTGGCAGCCCCCCACGTGCCAGCAGTGCCCTGCTGCGAGTCACTGTGCTTGACACCAATGACAACGCCCCCAAGTTTGAACGGCCCTCCTACGAGGCTGAACTGTCTGAGAACAGCCCCATAGGCCACTCGGTCATCCAG GTGAAGGCCAATGACTCGGACCAAGGTGCCAACGCGGAGATTGACTACACGTTCCACCAGGCGCCCGAGGTGGTGAGGCGTCTCCTGCGACTGGACAGAAACACTGGACTTATCACTGTGCAGGGCCCCGTGGATCGTGAGGACCTAAGTACCCTGCGCTTCTCGGTGCTCGCCAAGGACCGAGGCACCAACCCCAAGAGTGCCCGTGCCCAAGTGGTAGTGACTGTGAAGGACATGAATGACAATGCCCCCACCATTGAGATCCGGGGCATAGGGCTGGTGACCCATCAAGACGGGATGGCCAATATCTCAGAGGATgtggcagaggaaacagcagtgGCCTTGGTGCAGGTATCTGACCGAGATGAGGGAGAGAATGCAGCTGTCACCTGTGTGGTGGCAAATGATGTACCCTTCCAGCTACGCCAGGCCAGTGAGACAGGAAgtgacagcaaaaagaaatacttcCTTCAGACCACCACTCCGCTCGACTACGAGAAGGTCAAAGACTATACCATAGAGATTGTTGCTGTGGACTCTGGCAACCCCCCACTCTCGAGCACCAACTCCCTCAAGGTCCAGGTGGTGGACGTCAATGACAATGCCCCTGTCTTCACACAGAGCATCACAGAGGTCGCCTTCCCAGAAAACAACAAGCCGGGTGAAGTGGTCGCTGAAGTCACTGCCAGTGATGCCGACTCAGGCTCTAATGCCGAGCTGGTTTACTCTCTGGAGCCTGAGCCGGCTGCCAAGGGCCTCTTCACCATCTCACCTGACACTGGAGAGATCCGGGTGAAGACATCCCTTGACCGGGAACAGCGGGACAGTTATGAGTTAAAAGTGGTGGCAGCTGACCGGGGCAGTCCCAGCCTGCAGGGCACAGCCACCGTCCTTGTCAATGTTCTGGATTGCAATGACAATGACCCCAAGTTTATGCTGAGTGGCTACAACTTCTCAGTGATGGAGAACATGCCAGCGCTGAGTCCAGTGGGCATGGTGACTGTCATTGATGGGGACAAAGGGGAGAATGCCCGGGTACAGCTGACGGTGGAGCAGGACAATGGTGACTTTGTTATCCAAAACGGTACGGGCACCATCCTCTCCAGCCTGAGCTTTGATCGAGAGCATCAAAGCACCTATACCTTCCAGCTGAAGGCAGTGGATGGTGGTGTCCCACCTCGCTCAGCTTACGTTGGTGTCACCATCAATGTGCTGGATGAGAATGACAATGCGCCCTTTATCACTGCCCCTTCCAACACCTCTCACCAGCTGTTGACCCCCCAGACCCGTCTTGGTGAGACGGTCAGCCAGGTGACAGCTGAAGACATTGACTCTGGTGTCAATGCAGAGTTGACCTACAGCATTGCTGGTGGCAACCCTTACGGACTCTTCCAGATTGGGTCACACTCAGGTGCCATCACCCTTGAGAAGGAGATTGAGCGGCGCCACCATGGGCTACACCGCCTCGTGGTAAAGGTCAGTGACCGTGGCAAGCCCCCGCGCTATGGCACAGCCTTGGTCCACCTTTATGTCAATGAGACCCTGGCCAACCGCACGCTTCTGGAGACCCTGCTGGGCCACAGCCTGGACACGCCACTGGACATCGACATTGCTGGGGATCCAGAATATGAGCGCTCCAAGCAACGTGGCAACATCCTCTTCGGTGTGGTGGCTGGTGTCGTAGCTGTGGCCTTGCTCATTGCCCTGGCAGTGCTTGTACGCTACTGCCGGCAGCGGGAGGCCAAGAGTGGCTACCAGGCTGGTAAGAAGGAGACCAAGGACCTGTATGCCCCCAAGCCCAGCAGTAAAGCCtccaagggcaacaaaagcaaggGCAAGAAGAGCAAGTCCCCGAAGCCCGTGAAGCCAGTGGAAGATGAGGACGAGGCCGGGCTGCAGAAATCCCTCAAGTTCAATCTGATGAGCGATGCCCCCGGAGATAGCCCCCGCATCCACCTGCCCCTCAACTACCCACCGGGCAGCCCTGATCTGGGCCGCCACTACCGCTCTAACTCCCCACTGCCTTCCATCCAGCTGCAGCCCCAGTCACCCTCGGCCTCCAAGAAGCACCAGGTGGTCCAGGACCTGCCACCCGCAAACACATTTGTGGGCACTGGTGACACCACGTCCACAGGCTCTGAGCAGTACTCCGACTACAGCTACCGCACCAACCCCCCCAAATACCCCAGCAAGCAG